From Aquabacter sp. L1I39, the proteins below share one genomic window:
- a CDS encoding tripartite tricarboxylate transporter TctB family protein, with protein MSTPIIGPKDGKGPAGAEHSDPRTEAVVRHFLTWRDLYGGVLLLLLGIGAVVEGLSHQVGNLFRMGTGYFPIILGVTLGCIGAAIAIGTLMKGGGTTQLEPGEHFHLPDVRGFVAIVGGILAFIGLAEFVGFAPATFALVFISAMGDRTMTLKAALVLASVMTGVLIGLFWYALQIPLKLW; from the coding sequence ATGTCGACCCCAATCATTGGGCCGAAGGACGGGAAGGGACCTGCGGGCGCAGAGCATTCCGATCCTCGTACGGAGGCCGTCGTCCGGCATTTTCTCACCTGGCGAGATCTCTACGGTGGGGTGCTCCTGCTTCTGCTGGGCATTGGCGCCGTGGTTGAAGGGCTCTCCCACCAGGTGGGTAACCTGTTCCGCATGGGCACCGGCTATTTCCCCATCATCCTGGGCGTCACCCTTGGTTGCATTGGCGCAGCCATTGCCATCGGGACGCTCATGAAGGGCGGAGGAACCACCCAGTTGGAGCCGGGCGAGCATTTCCATCTGCCGGATGTGCGCGGCTTCGTCGCCATCGTGGGTGGCATCCTGGCCTTTATCGGCCTCGCGGAATTCGTCGGCTTCGCACCGGCGACGTTTGCGCTGGTGTTCATCTCCGCCATGGGCGACCGCACCATGACGCTCAAGGCGGCCCTGGTTCTCGCCAGTGTCATGACTGGCGTGCTGATCGGGCTGTTCTGGTACGCCCTCCAGATCCCGCTCAAGCTGTGGTGA
- a CDS encoding tripartite tricarboxylate transporter permease — protein sequence MITALTDLYHGFGVALQPENLLWCFVGVLFGNVVGVLPGMGVMAAISVLLPLTFAMKPVAAILMLAGIYYGAQYGGAICSILLNLPCHPPHAVTCLDGYPLTKQGRGGVALGVTMISSFVGASFGIIEMIFFAPFLVTVALKFGPADICSLMLLGLLAGATLAKSSPLKGVAMTVLGLLLGIAGTDVNTGEPRFTFGITEMMDGIEIVALALGIFGVAEFLKSVNRVAKVSTRDSKISLSDMRPTRADMKLAFPAMIRGTLIGALCSLIPGTGPTIASFVSYSTEKKISKTPHRFGNGAIEGVACPEASTHSAVQGDFIPTMSLGIPGDAVMALILGALIIQGITPGPQLISDHPDIFWGLVASFWIGNILLVILNVPMIGIWVKLLSIPYKYLYPSALFFICIGVYSANNDLFAVVETLVIGLGGYVLLQLGFHPAPIMLGFVLGPRFEETFRRAMLISRGDLMTFVERPISATFLMLAVILIAAQVYFRLRKGQRPLLTSPQPPAYGEMLE from the coding sequence ATGATCACCGCTCTGACCGACCTCTATCATGGCTTCGGCGTCGCGCTTCAGCCGGAAAACCTGCTCTGGTGCTTTGTCGGCGTGCTGTTTGGCAACGTGGTCGGCGTGCTGCCGGGCATGGGCGTCATGGCCGCTATTTCGGTGCTCCTGCCGCTGACCTTCGCGATGAAGCCAGTGGCCGCCATCCTTATGCTGGCGGGCATCTACTATGGCGCCCAGTATGGCGGGGCCATCTGCTCCATCCTGCTGAACCTGCCGTGCCATCCTCCCCACGCTGTCACCTGTCTTGACGGCTACCCGCTGACGAAACAGGGGCGGGGCGGCGTGGCCTTGGGCGTGACGATGATCTCGTCCTTCGTGGGCGCATCGTTCGGCATCATCGAGATGATCTTCTTCGCTCCGTTCCTGGTGACCGTGGCGCTGAAATTCGGGCCGGCTGACATCTGCTCACTGATGCTGCTGGGCCTCTTGGCCGGCGCGACTCTCGCCAAGAGCTCGCCCCTGAAGGGCGTCGCCATGACAGTGTTGGGCCTGCTGCTGGGCATTGCCGGCACCGATGTGAACACCGGCGAGCCGCGTTTCACCTTCGGCATCACCGAAATGATGGACGGCATCGAGATCGTGGCGCTGGCGCTCGGCATCTTCGGCGTCGCCGAGTTCCTGAAGAGCGTGAACCGCGTGGCCAAGGTCTCCACCCGGGACAGCAAGATCAGCCTCTCGGACATGCGGCCCACCAGGGCGGACATGAAGCTCGCCTTTCCCGCCATGATTCGCGGCACCCTCATCGGCGCCCTGTGCTCCCTCATTCCCGGCACCGGGCCGACCATCGCCTCCTTCGTCTCCTATTCCACCGAGAAGAAGATCTCTAAGACGCCGCACCGCTTCGGAAATGGCGCCATTGAGGGCGTTGCCTGCCCCGAGGCTTCCACCCACTCCGCGGTGCAAGGCGACTTCATCCCGACCATGAGCCTTGGCATTCCCGGCGATGCGGTCATGGCGCTGATCCTCGGCGCCCTGATCATCCAGGGCATCACGCCGGGGCCGCAGCTCATTTCCGATCACCCGGACATCTTCTGGGGCCTCGTCGCCAGTTTCTGGATCGGCAACATCCTCCTGGTGATCCTGAACGTGCCCATGATCGGCATCTGGGTGAAGCTGCTCTCCATCCCGTACAAATATCTCTATCCCAGCGCGCTCTTCTTCATCTGCATCGGCGTCTACAGCGCCAATAACGATCTGTTCGCGGTGGTCGAGACCCTTGTCATCGGCCTGGGCGGCTATGTCCTGCTCCAGCTCGGATTTCATCCCGCGCCGATCATGCTCGGCTTCGTGCTTGGACCGCGCTTCGAAGAGACGTTCCGGCGGGCCATGCTGATCTCGCGGGGCGATCTGATGACGTTCGTTGAACGCCCCATCAGCGCCACCTTCCTCATGCTCGCTGTGATCCTGATCGCGGCGCAGGTGTATTTCCGCCTGCGCAAAGGCCAGCGGCCCCTGCTCACGTCGCCCCAGCCGCCGGCCTATGGCGAGATGCTGGAATAG
- the ruvX gene encoding Holliday junction resolvase RuvX, whose amino-acid sequence MSDQNVPPPPEAPAPVVPLAELAPLLAPRGGLIGLDLGTKTIGVAACDPDRRLATVVETVKRTKFTADAQRLLHLAQDRKTVAFVLGLPLNMDGTEGPRAQASRAFARNFSRLTSCPIALWDERLSTAAVERVLIQADVSRAKRAAVIDQHAAAFILQGALDFLAQQARRIEA is encoded by the coding sequence ATGTCCGATCAGAATGTTCCGCCCCCGCCCGAAGCGCCCGCCCCTGTTGTCCCGCTGGCAGAGCTGGCGCCGCTGCTGGCGCCGCGCGGCGGCCTGATCGGCCTGGATCTCGGCACTAAGACCATCGGGGTTGCCGCCTGCGATCCGGACCGGAGGCTCGCCACCGTGGTGGAGACGGTCAAGCGGACCAAATTCACGGCGGACGCGCAGCGCCTGCTTCACCTGGCGCAGGATCGGAAGACTGTCGCCTTCGTCCTCGGCCTTCCCCTCAACATGGACGGCACCGAAGGCCCTCGCGCCCAGGCGAGCCGAGCCTTTGCGCGAAATTTTTCCCGCCTCACCAGCTGCCCCATTGCCCTGTGGGACGAGCGTCTGTCCACCGCGGCGGTGGAGCGGGTGCTCATCCAAGCGGATGTGAGCCGAGCCAAGCGGGCGGCGGTGATCGACCAGCATGCGGCCGCCTTCATTCTCCAAGGCGCCCTGGACTTCCTGGCGCAGCAGGCGCGCCGGATCGAAGCATGA
- the pabB gene encoding aminodeoxychorismate synthase component I → MRVVPISYTDPAAAFEAFADEPVAALLQSCAPDGPRGRYSYIAAEPYRLIVATSHGVMVDGEPVPGDPFTVLERELARVPDADGPCPVPFRTGAVGFLGYELGRHLERLPVPRLLGPGQPEMVMGLYDTVIAFDHQEEKAYVISSGAPEVDSGARARRAAMRAHGFLHRLSGVNETPRTPDWTPQSAWQPDLDRTEVEERIARTIAYIRAGDIFQANITQRFTARMPPDLGDRGLYARLRALSPAPFAALLTCGRAMAVASASPERFLSLAADRWVETRPIKGTRPRHLDPAQDATLAAELSASAKDRAENLMIVDLMRNDLGRVAELGSVTVPVLNGLETFASVHHLVSVVRARLREGLGPVDLLRATFPGGSITGAPKIRAMEIIHELEPAPRGVYCGAIAWIGFDGAMDSSIVIRTLVRVGDTVMAQAGGGIVADSDPAAEYEEGMVKIAPLLRAVAGPAPER, encoded by the coding sequence GTGCGCGTCGTTCCCATCTCCTACACCGATCCTGCCGCCGCCTTCGAGGCCTTCGCGGATGAGCCCGTCGCGGCCCTGCTTCAGAGCTGCGCTCCGGACGGACCGCGCGGGCGGTATTCCTACATCGCAGCAGAGCCTTATCGGCTGATCGTCGCCACCAGCCACGGCGTTATGGTGGATGGAGAGCCGGTGCCCGGGGACCCCTTCACGGTGCTGGAGCGGGAACTGGCGAGGGTCCCGGATGCCGACGGCCCCTGCCCTGTGCCCTTCCGCACCGGCGCCGTGGGCTTTCTCGGCTATGAACTTGGGCGCCATCTGGAGCGCCTGCCGGTGCCACGTCTCCTTGGCCCCGGTCAGCCGGAAATGGTCATGGGGCTTTATGACACCGTCATTGCCTTCGACCATCAGGAGGAGAAGGCCTATGTGATCTCCAGCGGCGCGCCGGAAGTCGACTCCGGCGCCCGCGCCCGCAGGGCGGCGATGCGCGCCCACGGCTTCCTGCATCGCCTCTCCGGCGTGAACGAGACGCCGCGCACGCCAGACTGGACGCCGCAGAGTGCCTGGCAGCCGGATCTCGACCGGACGGAGGTGGAGGAGCGGATCGCGCGCACCATCGCCTATATCCGCGCCGGCGACATCTTCCAGGCCAATATCACCCAGCGTTTCACTGCCCGCATGCCGCCGGACCTGGGCGACCGGGGGCTCTATGCGCGCCTGCGCGCCCTCTCGCCGGCGCCGTTCGCGGCTCTGCTCACCTGCGGCCGCGCCATGGCGGTGGCGAGCGCCTCCCCGGAGCGCTTTCTCAGCCTCGCCGCAGACCGCTGGGTGGAAACCCGTCCCATCAAGGGCACCCGCCCGCGCCATCTTGATCCTGCGCAGGATGCAACGCTGGCCGCCGAGCTATCCGCCAGCGCCAAAGACCGGGCCGAAAACCTCATGATCGTCGACCTCATGCGCAACGACCTGGGGCGCGTGGCGGAGCTGGGTAGCGTGACGGTTCCGGTGTTGAACGGGCTGGAGACTTTCGCTTCCGTCCACCATCTGGTCTCGGTGGTTCGCGCGCGGCTGCGGGAGGGTCTGGGACCGGTGGACCTGCTGCGCGCCACCTTCCCCGGCGGCTCCATCACGGGCGCCCCGAAAATCCGCGCCATGGAAATCATCCACGAGTTGGAACCCGCCCCGCGCGGCGTCTATTGCGGCGCCATCGCCTGGATCGGCTTCGATGGGGCGATGGATTCCTCCATCGTCATCCGCACGCTGGTGCGGGTTGGCGACACGGTGATGGCGCAAGCGGGGGGCGGCATCGTCGCCGATTCCGATCCCGCGGCCGAATATGAGGAGGGCATGGTGAAGATCGCCCCGCTCCTGCGCGCCGTCGCCGGCCCTGCTCCGGAGAGGTAA
- a CDS encoding DUF3141 domain-containing protein, whose product MGAQTTTSGTPSPFDPAAWFPTAKALPSFKSFVEAWTNPGKALPALPFARTTALPHLPGGPFADYLQDSWQRSILFADLMRQRGNQQEEITSRPTATVLSFDHEVIASGHALPRPINYSLTRIIPPPGVEVDPTRRPVVVVDPRAGQGPGIGGFKTESEIGEALANGHPVYFIAFSAEPEPGQTFLDVVEGQVAFFETVAHLHPDVPPPFAIGNCQAGYQTLMVAMLRPDLFGPCMVAGSPISYWQGEHGKNPMRYAGGLLGGSWLTALTSDLGKGKFDGTWLILNFDSLNPANWLWGKQYDVYAAIDTEGPRYLSFEKWWGDFITLNGDEIQFLVDEMFIGDKLSRNALRASDGSVFDLRNIDSPVIVFTSLGDNISPPPQTLGWILDLYKDVNDIRAEGRTIVYCMNQKVGHLAIFVSAKVGAKEDAEMVRLMDLIDCLPPGLYELVISPASAEEIAAGGHVWQSRFEARSLEDIRAYGRNSTEDDRAFEAVRRLSQINLALYRTLLQPAVRALATPQMSDFLFNANPLRLSYRLFADSNPIMKSLAPAVEQAKANRRPLEDDNPFRAAEKRASEQIVTALDSWRDLRDRWVEATFFAFYGSPVVQAALGIGADEKIRDYPAVSPEKKAFRERKIAEFRSQVAVGGFNEALVRAALFVMSAEQALDDRSAWVLNEAREDLMQMPIAAFKELVRHQFYILLLEYDAAVKAIPQLVPHPSDRTILVDKIHAMSLAAGPLSTAERQHIRALAELLQVPVPPDVASVPVAGGPVLVSAAE is encoded by the coding sequence ATGGGCGCGCAGACAACCACCTCCGGCACCCCCTCTCCCTTCGACCCGGCCGCTTGGTTCCCGACTGCGAAGGCGCTGCCCTCCTTCAAGTCCTTCGTCGAGGCCTGGACCAATCCGGGCAAGGCGCTGCCCGCTCTGCCCTTTGCGCGGACGACGGCGCTTCCGCATCTGCCCGGCGGCCCCTTCGCCGACTATCTTCAGGACAGCTGGCAGCGCTCGATCCTGTTTGCGGACCTGATGCGCCAGCGCGGCAACCAGCAGGAAGAGATCACCTCCCGCCCCACCGCCACGGTCCTCAGCTTCGACCATGAGGTGATCGCCAGCGGCCATGCCTTGCCGCGGCCCATCAACTATTCCCTCACCCGTATCATTCCTCCCCCTGGCGTGGAGGTGGATCCCACCCGCCGCCCGGTGGTGGTGGTGGACCCGCGCGCAGGCCAGGGGCCGGGCATTGGTGGCTTCAAGACCGAGAGCGAGATCGGCGAGGCCCTGGCCAATGGCCATCCGGTCTATTTCATCGCCTTTTCCGCCGAGCCGGAGCCCGGCCAGACCTTCCTTGATGTGGTGGAAGGGCAGGTGGCCTTCTTCGAGACGGTGGCGCACCTCCATCCAGACGTTCCCCCGCCCTTTGCCATCGGCAATTGCCAGGCCGGCTACCAGACGCTCATGGTGGCCATGCTGCGGCCGGACCTGTTCGGCCCCTGCATGGTCGCCGGCTCGCCCATCTCATACTGGCAAGGCGAGCACGGCAAGAATCCCATGCGCTATGCCGGCGGCCTTCTGGGCGGCAGCTGGCTGACCGCGCTGACCAGCGACCTGGGCAAAGGCAAGTTTGACGGCACCTGGCTGATCCTCAACTTCGACAGCCTCAACCCAGCCAACTGGTTGTGGGGCAAGCAGTATGACGTGTACGCGGCCATCGATACAGAGGGGCCGCGCTATCTCTCATTCGAGAAGTGGTGGGGCGACTTCATCACGCTGAATGGGGACGAGATCCAGTTCCTGGTGGACGAGATGTTCATCGGCGACAAGCTGTCCCGCAACGCCCTGCGCGCCAGCGACGGTTCGGTGTTCGACCTGCGCAACATCGACTCGCCCGTGATCGTCTTTACCTCGCTTGGCGACAATATCAGCCCGCCGCCCCAGACGCTGGGCTGGATCCTCGATCTCTACAAGGACGTGAACGACATCCGCGCCGAAGGGCGCACCATCGTCTATTGCATGAACCAGAAGGTCGGCCACCTCGCCATCTTCGTGTCCGCCAAGGTGGGCGCGAAGGAGGATGCGGAGATGGTGCGCCTCATGGACCTGATCGACTGCCTGCCGCCGGGCCTCTATGAATTGGTCATTTCCCCGGCAAGCGCGGAAGAGATAGCGGCCGGTGGTCATGTCTGGCAGAGCCGCTTCGAGGCGCGCTCGCTGGAGGACATCCGGGCCTATGGCCGCAACAGCACCGAGGACGATCGCGCCTTCGAGGCGGTGCGGCGGCTGTCCCAGATCAATCTCGCCCTCTACCGTACGCTGCTCCAGCCGGCGGTGCGAGCTCTCGCGACGCCGCAGATGTCGGACTTCCTGTTCAACGCCAACCCGCTGCGTCTGAGCTACCGGCTGTTTGCGGACAGCAACCCGATCATGAAGAGCCTCGCCCCCGCAGTGGAGCAGGCCAAGGCCAATCGCAGGCCCTTGGAGGACGACAATCCATTCCGGGCAGCCGAGAAGCGCGCGTCCGAGCAGATCGTCACCGCCCTGGACAGCTGGCGCGACCTGCGGGACCGCTGGGTGGAAGCGACGTTCTTCGCCTTCTATGGCTCACCTGTGGTGCAGGCAGCACTCGGCATCGGGGCGGACGAGAAGATCCGCGACTATCCTGCCGTCTCGCCAGAGAAGAAGGCGTTCCGGGAGCGCAAGATTGCCGAGTTCCGGTCGCAGGTGGCTGTGGGGGGCTTCAACGAGGCCCTGGTGCGGGCAGCGCTCTTCGTGATGTCCGCCGAGCAGGCACTGGACGATCGCAGCGCCTGGGTCCTCAACGAGGCGCGCGAGGACCTGATGCAGATGCCGATCGCCGCGTTCAAGGAACTGGTCCGGCATCAGTTCTACATCCTGCTCCTGGAATATGACGCCGCCGTCAAGGCCATCCCGCAGCTGGTGCCGCACCCGTCCGACCGGACGATCCTCGTGGACAAGATCCACGCCATGTCCCTTGCCGCGGGTCCGCTGAGCACGGCCGAACGCCAGCACATCCGCGCATTGGCCGAGCTTCTGCAAGTGCCAGTGCCGCCGGATGTGGCGAGTGTTCCGGTGGCCGGCGGCCCTGTGTTGGTAAGCGCC
- a CDS encoding aminotransferase class IV, translating into MKIWLNGSVVQAAVTGISPQDRGFTLGDGLFETMKVVQGHIMRLEGHLARLEEGARVLRMPLPWSRDALEAAIRAVIEANALTDAVARLTVTRGTGPRGILPPTDPHLTLLVSAAPQPGPLPPARLCVAQTTRRNEHSPLARIKSLNYLDNIIARQEAAERGYDDALLLNTQGQIAEGTYANLFAIIDGHLVTPPVSDGALPGILRRDVLAAGGREMTLTPEALARAEEAFLTSSLGIRSLQSIEDRPLPSCTMAERLKEALR; encoded by the coding sequence ATGAAGATCTGGCTGAACGGCTCGGTGGTGCAGGCCGCGGTCACCGGCATCTCGCCACAGGATCGCGGCTTCACCTTGGGCGATGGCCTGTTCGAGACCATGAAGGTGGTGCAGGGGCATATTATGCGCCTGGAAGGGCATTTGGCGCGCCTGGAAGAGGGCGCGCGGGTCCTGCGGATGCCCCTGCCCTGGTCACGGGACGCCCTGGAGGCCGCCATCCGCGCGGTGATCGAAGCCAATGCCCTGACTGATGCCGTGGCGCGGCTGACGGTGACGAGAGGGACGGGGCCGCGCGGCATCCTTCCCCCGACGGATCCGCACCTCACCCTCCTGGTCTCAGCCGCCCCCCAGCCCGGCCCCTTGCCGCCGGCGCGGCTTTGCGTGGCGCAGACCACGCGCCGCAACGAGCACTCCCCGCTCGCCCGGATCAAGTCGCTTAACTATCTCGACAATATCATCGCCCGCCAGGAGGCAGCGGAGCGCGGCTATGACGATGCCCTGTTGCTGAACACCCAAGGGCAGATCGCGGAAGGTACCTATGCCAATCTGTTCGCCATCATTGACGGACACCTGGTGACGCCGCCGGTCAGCGACGGCGCCTTGCCCGGCATCCTGCGGCGCGACGTGCTCGCCGCCGGTGGGCGCGAAATGACCCTCACGCCAGAGGCCTTGGCACGCGCCGAAGAGGCGTTCCTGACCTCCAGCCTCGGCATCCGCTCCCTCCAATCCATTGAGGATCGCCCGTTGCCGTCCTGCACCATGGCCGAGCGGCTGAAAGAGGCCTTGCGCTGA
- a CDS encoding AzlD domain-containing protein — MSYPFSSEWTAIFVMLLVGFLPTEIWRSLAVIAGRRVQEGSEIFIWVKAVASALLAAVIARLILMPTGALADIPLALRLGCVVAGIAGFLAFRRSILAGVLAGEAVLIGGAIWLAY; from the coding sequence GTGAGCTACCCCTTCAGCAGCGAATGGACCGCCATCTTCGTGATGCTCCTGGTGGGCTTCCTGCCGACCGAAATCTGGCGCTCGCTGGCCGTGATCGCCGGCCGCCGGGTGCAGGAGGGCAGCGAGATCTTCATCTGGGTGAAGGCGGTGGCGAGCGCCCTGCTTGCGGCGGTGATCGCACGCCTCATCCTCATGCCCACCGGCGCCCTGGCCGATATTCCACTGGCGCTGCGGCTTGGGTGTGTCGTTGCCGGCATCGCCGGCTTCCTTGCCTTTCGCCGTTCCATCCTGGCCGGCGTGCTGGCGGGGGAAGCGGTTCTCATCGGCGGGGCCATCTGGCTGGCGTACTGA
- a CDS encoding metal-dependent hydrolase encodes MKITWFGHAAFRLDFADKVVLFDPFFTGNPAFVSDKAKAAEGVTHILLTHGHGDHIGDTVAIVKGAEAAGRTVKVVANPEVCAHLGGEGLSAFEMMNTGGTVDMGGFSVTFVRADHSSGGGGANPTYLGNPNGIIVKAPGEPTVWHLGDTDLFSDMALISEIHAPDVAFVPIGDRFTMGPATAALAVKRFITAKTVVPCHYATFGLLIQDPAPFADALKDGPAKVVIPPKGEAFAA; translated from the coding sequence ATGAAAATTACCTGGTTCGGCCACGCCGCGTTCCGCCTGGATTTCGCGGACAAGGTGGTGCTCTTCGACCCCTTCTTTACCGGCAATCCGGCCTTCGTCAGCGACAAGGCCAAGGCCGCCGAGGGCGTGACCCATATCCTCCTCACCCATGGCCATGGCGATCATATCGGCGACACCGTGGCCATCGTGAAGGGGGCGGAGGCAGCCGGCCGCACCGTCAAGGTGGTGGCCAATCCCGAGGTGTGCGCCCATCTGGGCGGCGAGGGCCTCAGCGCGTTCGAGATGATGAACACTGGCGGCACGGTGGACATGGGCGGCTTCAGCGTCACCTTCGTGCGGGCGGACCATTCCTCGGGTGGCGGCGGCGCCAATCCCACCTATCTCGGCAATCCCAACGGCATCATCGTCAAGGCGCCGGGCGAGCCGACCGTCTGGCACCTGGGGGATACCGACCTCTTCTCCGACATGGCGCTCATCAGCGAAATCCATGCCCCCGACGTGGCCTTTGTGCCGATCGGCGACCGCTTCACCATGGGCCCCGCCACCGCCGCGCTGGCGGTCAAGCGCTTCATCACCGCCAAGACCGTGGTGCCCTGCCACTACGCCACGTTCGGCCTGCTGATCCAGGATCCGGCGCCGTTCGCGGACGCGCTGAAGGACGGTCCGGCCAAGGTGGTCATTCCGCCTAAGGGCGAGGCCTTCGCGGCGTGA
- a CDS encoding AzlC family ABC transporter permease, whose amino-acid sequence MPGFVLFAGYIGYGGLLHGVGFPFVAGVLSTFFIWALPGQVIMVGGLVSGTALPAIALAVALSSIRLLPMVVSIAPLMRGPRRSLWKDLVCAHFVAMTVWVEGQRLLPHVPMNGRPPFVLGFGLMLLVFSMTGTAAGFLLAGELPASMGAGLLFMTPMSFTLLLIRGARDTTDWLALAFGTLTAPFVVGMSGGADLMITGFGGGTAAYLVGRWWRRRR is encoded by the coding sequence GTGCCCGGTTTTGTGCTGTTCGCCGGCTATATCGGCTATGGGGGCCTCCTGCACGGGGTGGGCTTTCCCTTTGTCGCGGGTGTCCTGTCCACCTTCTTCATCTGGGCGCTGCCCGGCCAGGTCATCATGGTCGGCGGGCTTGTGAGCGGGACGGCGCTCCCTGCCATCGCGCTGGCGGTGGCGCTCTCCTCCATTCGCCTCCTGCCCATGGTGGTGTCCATCGCGCCGCTCATGCGCGGCCCGCGGCGCAGCCTGTGGAAGGACCTGGTGTGCGCCCATTTCGTCGCCATGACGGTGTGGGTGGAAGGGCAGAGGCTCCTGCCCCACGTTCCCATGAATGGCCGCCCCCCGTTCGTGCTCGGCTTCGGGCTGATGTTGCTGGTCTTCAGCATGACCGGCACGGCGGCCGGCTTCCTTCTCGCAGGCGAGTTGCCGGCCTCGATGGGGGCGGGGCTGCTCTTCATGACGCCCATGTCCTTCACTCTGCTGCTGATTCGCGGCGCTCGGGACACCACCGACTGGCTGGCTTTGGCGTTCGGCACGCTCACCGCGCCCTTTGTGGTGGGGATGAGTGGCGGGGCGGATCTCATGATCACCGGCTTCGGCGGCGGCACGGCGGCCTATCTTGTGGGGCGCTGGTGGAGGCGTCGGCGGTGA
- a CDS encoding alpha-hydroxy acid oxidase, producing the protein MATAPFIPVCLADYERLALERLSEQTKAYLEGGAADEITLRENRAAFDRIRLSPRILPDLKGANTRLSLLGLDLPHPILVAPTAYHRLAHPEGERATAQGAGAMGAVMVVSTQASVAVEEIASLATAPLWFQLYMHPDRDVTQHLVQRAEDAGCGALVVTVDAPVSLRNREQRAGFRLPAGVDAVHLRGLPPLPTPASAAMGEVPVFTGALDALPGWDDLVWLRDVSRLPLLLKGILHPDDARRAVDLGMDGVIVSNHGGRVLDTVPAAINALPYVTEAVSGAVPVLLDGGIRRGTDILKALALGARAVLVGRPCLHGLAAAGAPGVAHVLHLLRAELEVAMALTGRTTLAQVDRSVLWPPAPDPA; encoded by the coding sequence ATGGCCACAGCACCCTTCATCCCCGTCTGCCTCGCCGACTATGAAAGGCTCGCCCTGGAGCGCCTCAGCGAACAGACAAAGGCCTATCTGGAAGGGGGCGCGGCCGATGAGATCACGCTGCGTGAGAACCGTGCCGCGTTTGATCGCATCCGACTGTCGCCCCGCATCCTGCCCGATCTGAAAGGGGCGAACACCCGCTTGTCGCTCCTGGGGCTCGACCTGCCCCACCCCATCCTGGTGGCGCCTACCGCCTATCACCGCCTCGCCCATCCCGAGGGCGAACGGGCGACTGCGCAAGGCGCGGGCGCCATGGGTGCGGTGATGGTCGTGAGCACTCAGGCGAGCGTGGCGGTGGAAGAGATCGCCTCCCTCGCCACCGCGCCGCTCTGGTTCCAGCTTTACATGCATCCAGACCGGGACGTGACGCAGCACCTGGTTCAGCGGGCAGAAGATGCCGGGTGCGGCGCATTGGTGGTCACGGTGGACGCCCCGGTGAGCCTGCGCAACCGGGAACAGAGGGCCGGCTTCCGCCTGCCGGCGGGTGTGGATGCTGTGCATCTGAGGGGCCTGCCGCCCTTGCCCACGCCCGCTTCCGCCGCCATGGGCGAGGTGCCTGTCTTCACCGGCGCACTGGATGCCTTGCCCGGATGGGACGATCTGGTGTGGTTGCGGGATGTGTCCCGCCTGCCCCTTCTGCTGAAGGGCATCCTTCATCCCGACGACGCCCGCCGGGCGGTCGATCTGGGCATGGACGGCGTCATCGTCTCCAACCATGGCGGCCGGGTCCTCGATACGGTGCCCGCCGCCATCAATGCCCTGCCTTACGTCACAGAAGCTGTCTCGGGGGCGGTGCCCGTCCTGCTGGATGGCGGCATCCGGCGAGGTACTGACATCCTAAAAGCCCTGGCGCTCGGGGCGCGGGCCGTGCTGGTGGGGCGGCCTTGCCTGCATGGTCTGGCGGCCGCGGGCGCGCCCGGCGTCGCCCATGTGCTGCATCTGTTGCGGGCGGAACTGGAAGTGGCCATGGCCTTGACTGGACGCACGACGCTCGCGCAGGTGGATCGTTCAGTGCTCTGGCCGCCTGCGCCCGACCCTGCGTGA